The following are encoded in a window of Dryobates pubescens isolate bDryPub1 chromosome 34, bDryPub1.pri, whole genome shotgun sequence genomic DNA:
- the SCN4B gene encoding sodium channel subunit beta-4 isoform X2, giving the protein MALNSSNVLLPCTFTTCIGFQDLVFTWYFNSTELIYQGKIKSKTSEPTVVSSNPRVEFVGSTTGKDNNISIVLNSVEFSDAGKYTCHVKNPKEKNAQHNATIFLTVVQKMVETDNTVTLIIVGVVGGLIGLLILFMLIKRVVLFIIKKTQDGKKECLVSSSGNDNTENGLAGSKAEQKAPPKA; this is encoded by the exons ATGGCTCTGAACAGCTCCAatgtcctgctgccctgcaccttCACCACCTGCATTGGCTTCCAGGACCTGGTTTTCACCTGGTATTTCAACTCCACAGAGCTG atTTACCAAGGCAAGATCAAGAGCAAAACCTCTGAGCCCACGGTGGTGAGCAGCAACCCACGGGTGGAGTTTGTGGGCTCCACCACGGGGAAGGACAACAACATCTCCATCGTGCTGAACAGTGTGGAGTTCAGTGATGCTGGCAAGTACACCTGCCACGTCAAGAACCCCAAGGAGAAGAACGCCCAGCACAACGCCACCATCTTCCTCACCGTGGTCCAGAAGA tggTGGAGACAGACAACACTGTGACCCTCATCATCGTGGGCGTGGTGGGGGGGCTCATCGGCCTCCTCATCCTCTTCATGCTCATCAAGAGGGTTGTGCTCTTCATCATCAAGAAGACCCAGGATGGGAA GAAGGAATGTCTGGTGAGCTCGTCGGGGAACGACAACACCGAGAACGGCTTGGCCGGCTCCAAGGCAGAGCAAAAAGCACCACCGAAGGCATGA
- the SCN4B gene encoding sodium channel subunit beta-4 isoform X1: protein MAPGSPPARRRPAPRLLAALLGLQVVVVAFALEVSVGKTNTVMALNSSNVLLPCTFTTCIGFQDLVFTWYFNSTELIYQGKIKSKTSEPTVVSSNPRVEFVGSTTGKDNNISIVLNSVEFSDAGKYTCHVKNPKEKNAQHNATIFLTVVQKMVETDNTVTLIIVGVVGGLIGLLILFMLIKRVVLFIIKKTQDGKKECLVSSSGNDNTENGLAGSKAEQKAPPKA from the exons ATGGCCCCGGGCTCGCCCCCCGCCCGTCGCCGCCCCGCTCCGCGCCTGCTGGCCGCGCTGCTGG gtCTGCAGGTCGTCGTCGTCGCCTTCGCCTTGGAGGTGTCCGTGGGGAAGACCAACACAGTGATGGCTCTGAACAGCTCCAatgtcctgctgccctgcaccttCACCACCTGCATTGGCTTCCAGGACCTGGTTTTCACCTGGTATTTCAACTCCACAGAGCTG atTTACCAAGGCAAGATCAAGAGCAAAACCTCTGAGCCCACGGTGGTGAGCAGCAACCCACGGGTGGAGTTTGTGGGCTCCACCACGGGGAAGGACAACAACATCTCCATCGTGCTGAACAGTGTGGAGTTCAGTGATGCTGGCAAGTACACCTGCCACGTCAAGAACCCCAAGGAGAAGAACGCCCAGCACAACGCCACCATCTTCCTCACCGTGGTCCAGAAGA tggTGGAGACAGACAACACTGTGACCCTCATCATCGTGGGCGTGGTGGGGGGGCTCATCGGCCTCCTCATCCTCTTCATGCTCATCAAGAGGGTTGTGCTCTTCATCATCAAGAAGACCCAGGATGGGAA GAAGGAATGTCTGGTGAGCTCGTCGGGGAACGACAACACCGAGAACGGCTTGGCCGGCTCCAAGGCAGAGCAAAAAGCACCACCGAAGGCATGA